In Bacteroidota bacterium, the sequence ATGACACCAAAAAAAAATACAGATTTGCAGATACTACCTGACGAAAAAATTGCAAGTAGTATTTATGTAATAAGAAATAAAAAAGTCATGATAGATCGTGATTTAGCTGAGTTGTACGGAGTTGAAACGCGAATATTAAATCAAGCAGTTAGAAGAAATATAAAACGTTTTCCCGATGATTTTATGTTCCAGATGACCACCGAAGAGTTTAAAAATTGGAAATCACAAATTGTGATATCCAATAAAGAAAAGATGGGACTACGAAAACCACCATTAGTTTTTACAGAACAA encodes:
- a CDS encoding ORF6N domain-containing protein produces the protein MTPKKNTDLQILPDEKIASSIYVIRNKKVMIDRDLAELYGVETRILNQAVRRNIKRFPDDFMFQMTTEEFKNWKSQIVISNKEKMGLRKPPLVFTEQGVAMLSSVLNSEAAITVNIQIIRVFTKMRELLETHQEILKKLDELERKGIEHDDKIMLIFEYIKQFEEIKQQELEQKNRKRIGFITSDE